In a single window of the Streptomyces sp. NBC_00285 genome:
- a CDS encoding isoprenyl transferase: MVVNGILGRRRREYRKPEPHPSGARAPKLPGELIPEHVAIVMDGNGRWAKQRGLPRTEGHKVGAEQVLDVLQGAVEMGVRNISLYAFSTENWKRSPDEVRFLMNFNRDFIRKSRDQLDALGIRVRWVGRMPKLWKSVAKELQVAQEQTKDNDKLTLYFCMNYGGRAEIADAAQALAEDVKAGRLDPSKVNEKTLAKYLYYPDMPDVDLFLRPSGEQRTSNYLLWQSAYAEMVFQDVLWPDFDRRDLWRACIEFASRDRRFGGAVPNEELLAMEEAMKGEPED; this comes from the coding sequence ATGGTCGTAAACGGGATCCTGGGGCGCCGGCGGCGCGAGTACAGGAAGCCGGAGCCGCATCCGTCCGGCGCTCGCGCACCGAAGCTGCCCGGTGAGCTGATCCCCGAGCATGTGGCGATCGTCATGGACGGCAACGGCCGCTGGGCCAAGCAGCGCGGGCTGCCGCGCACCGAGGGGCACAAGGTCGGCGCCGAGCAGGTCCTCGACGTGCTCCAGGGCGCGGTCGAGATGGGCGTGCGCAACATCTCGCTGTACGCCTTCTCCACCGAGAACTGGAAGCGCTCGCCCGACGAGGTCCGCTTCCTCATGAACTTCAACCGCGACTTCATCCGCAAGAGCCGCGACCAGCTCGACGCGCTCGGCATCCGGGTGCGCTGGGTGGGCCGGATGCCCAAGCTGTGGAAGTCCGTTGCCAAGGAGCTCCAGGTCGCCCAGGAGCAGACCAAGGACAACGACAAGCTCACCCTGTACTTCTGCATGAACTACGGCGGCCGGGCCGAGATCGCCGACGCGGCGCAGGCCCTCGCCGAGGACGTGAAGGCGGGCCGGCTGGACCCGTCCAAGGTCAACGAGAAGACCCTCGCGAAGTACCTGTACTACCCGGACATGCCCGACGTGGACCTCTTCCTGCGGCCCAGCGGCGAGCAGCGCACCTCCAACTACCTGCTCTGGCAGAGCGCCTACGCCGAGATGGTCTTCCAGGACGTCCTGTGGCCCGACTTCGACCGCCGTGACCTGTGGCGGGCGTGCATCGAGTTCGCGTCCCGGGACCGGCGGTTCGGCGGGGCCGTACCCAACGAGGAGCTCCTCGCCATGGAGGAAGCGATGAAGGGCGAGCCGGAGGACTGA